In the genome of Yarrowia lipolytica chromosome 1B, complete sequence, the window CATCACACCCAAACCTGTCATTACCAACGCATCACCAACGTTAACACATCCAACCAGACACAAAAATGCCAGCTCTGAACAGTACATTTCTCGGCGAGGACCAGGACACCCGGGTAGTGGGCAATTTCGCTATCCTCCCCATCAAAACGTCATTCCGAGGCCCCAGTTACCCCAGCAACGCCGACTACGACATCATCGACGAGGTGCTGGATCTGTTCCGAGCAAACTCATTCTTTAAGAACTTTGAGATCAAGGGCCCTGCCGACCGGGCTCTCATTTACGGCATTCTCTTTGTGTCCGAGTGTCTGGGAAAGCTCAAGCCTACCACTTCTGCCAACGAGGCCAACAAGTTGCTGAacactgctgctgtggaaCACTTTTCCATTCCCGGAGACGCCGGCTTCCCACTGAACTCTCTCTACGCCCCTCCCCGAGACCGAAATGAGGTCGAACTGCTGCGAGGCTACCTGATGCAATTCAGACAGGAGCTGGCAAAGCGTCTGATTGAGAAGATCTACAAGGACGACCCTTCCAAGCCCAACAAGTACTGGTTGGCTTTCACCAGAAGGCATTTTATGAACAAGAGTTTGTAAGCGAATGAATTACTAGGCACAGCCGGGTAATGTATGAGCGGTGAACAAACACAAGCAACTCCGGTGATGAATCTCCACCAAACAGCTGAAGGAAGAGGTGCATCAGAGCACAAACTAAAGCCCTGGATACACAATGTAACTAATGAATGATATGATAAGGTAACTTTGTAGGAGCTGGTCGTATGGATGaactgtatgtatgtataaTAATGTATTGTCACTGTGtatcagtatgtacattgtactcgtactttttCGTACTTTtacgtactcgtactgtgtgcttgtacttgtattgatCCAGTCTATACAGTCTATTTGTTTTATCTTTCTCACACTTTGAATATGACAAGTGGCGATAGACTACAACATACAGTAGGGATGTTGCCATAGGCACCCGTGCTAATTGCAAGTAGTCATTGTCAAGCGCCTACACTCAACTCAATTAAATCTTCATATAATACATATAAATAAACACGCTTTATCCATGCTATCCTTCCGTCCTTCGTGTCCTCCTCTCCCCTCTCTACTGCCAATAAGGTGGATAAGGTCCTGGGGGTGACTGCTGTCGTGGAGGATACATgcctggaggagctccGGGAGTGCCGGGAGCGCCGGGCGCGCCGGGAGCACCCGAAGGAGGACCCGCCATGGCATTGAGAGGCGGCAGGGTGATTCCTCCAGGACGTCCTCCACTCGGCTTTGAATCGCCATTGAGAATCGACGTGATCGACGACGTCTTCGAAGGCCGCTGCAGAATCGGCAAGGGCGGCAGTGTCTGCCGAGGCCCGTGGGGTGTGTGAGCGTTGATGGGCGGCAGAGAAAACCCAGTGGGAGAGCTCTGCTGTGGCGGAGGCGTGTGCGACAGCGGAGGCATGTAAGGTGAGTAGGTACTTCGTTGAAGAtcttgtctctggaggTCCTGCTGACGCTGTAGCTCCTGCTGTCGTTTAAGCTCCTGTTGACGCTGCAGCTCTTGGCGTTGGAACTCTTGCTGGCGCTGGAAttcctgctgttgctgctgttgctgcagctgtcgctgtctctcctgctcctgctgtcgctgtctgtgctcctgctcctgctgctgtctctgtcgctccagctgctggtctTGCAACTGTCGCTGTCTCTCCACCtgttcctgctcctgcaGCTGTCGCTGGCGCTCCAGTTGCTGGCGCTCCAGATTGGGTCGCTCCTGCTTGAAAGACGAGGATCTTGGCTTGGTAGCAAAGAACCCGGCCATGGGAGGAGGTCCAGGCTGAGGTGACTGTCGCGCAGATTGGCCAAGCGGCGGCGAAGCAGAGTGCATGTGTCGCATTGACTCGGTAGCAGGTCGCATTCCATGGGGAGAGTACCGCATGGAGCCCACAGGGTCACGCACGTGATCGTAGTCGTACGAAACGGCTCGTCCGTGGGTAGCAATGTACTGCTGTTGGGGTGAACCGCTAGcgggagtcacgtgctgGGGTTGAGACACGtgcggctgctgctgagaaaCATGCTGGGGTTGGGGCTGGATAGCGACAGGTCTGTATGGACCAGGAGTGCCTGTAGAGGACTGAGAACTTGACCGAGAATGCAGAGACTGGGCAGgttgagaaggccg includes:
- a CDS encoding uncharacterized protein (Compare to YALI0B20240g, highly similar to uniprot|Q05933 Saccharomyces cerevisiae YLR370C ARP2/3 complex 21 kDa subunit, similar to Saccharomyces cerevisiae ARC18 (YLR370C); ancestral locus Anc_4.218) — encoded protein: MPALNSTFLGEDQDTRVVGNFAILPIKTSFRGPSYPSNADYDIIDEVLDLFRANSFFKNFEIKGPADRALIYGILFVSECLGKLKPTTSANEANKLLNTAAVEHFSIPGDAGFPLNSLYAPPRDRNEVELLRGYLMQFRQELAKRLIEKIYKDDPSKPNKYWLAFTRRHFMNKSL